The Pirellulales bacterium region CAGAAGAGCGTCAGGTCGGGGTTTTGCGGCACCAGCGCCAAAGGTGCCTCGCCAGGCGGCGCAGCGATCATTTCGAGCTTTCCCGCCGCTGGTCGCAAGAATCCCGCCAGCGCGTGTAGCAGGGTACTCTTCCCCGATCCATTGGGACCAACGATGGCGACGCGTTCGCCCGGTCGGATCTGGAAGTTCAAATCTTGCCAGATCGGCGGAGCGTGTCGTGTGACGCGGGCCGCGAGTCCCTCGACCACCGCAATGGATGGTGATTCGTTAACGTCCGTCCGATGACGAGGAGACGCGTCGGCCATTGGCCCTGAGGCGACAAGACCGGTTGCCGCCAGAGCGTCGGCCATGCGCGGCTCGCCGGCGGCGCAATTGGCGCACAAACGGCCCTCGTCGAGGATCAACACCCGATCGGCCCGCGGCAGCAAGTCATCGAGCCGGTGTTCGGCAATCACGATGGTCAGGCCTTCGCGTCGCAGCGAATCAAGGATTCCCAGCAACTCATGAACAGCCAACGGATCGAGCTGCGCGAGTGGTTCGTCGAACAGCAAGAGTTGCGGGCCCATCGCCAGGATGCTGGCCAGAAGCAGCTTTTGTTTTTGCCCGCCAGAGAGTGTGTTCGTGGCCTGATGACGGCACGCCGAAAGTCCGAATCGCGCGAGCCACGTCTCGGACCGGCGCGCGATCTCGCCGGAGGGCAGGCCGAGATTCGCCAGGCCGAACGCGATTTCGCTGTCGACGGTGGTGGTGCAGATTTGCTCGTCGGGATTTTGCAATACCAGTCCCGCGGTGGCGGCCAGTTCCTGCGTTCCAAGAGCGCGAGTGTCGCGGCCGAAGAGATCGATCGCGCCTGCCATTTCGCCAGCGGCGTGATGCGGGATCAAGCCGGCCAGGGCGCGCAGCAACGTCGATTTTCCGGAACCTGTGCGGCCAGCCACGACCACCAGCACACCGCGCGGAATCGTGCAGGAA contains the following coding sequences:
- a CDS encoding ABC transporter ATP-binding protein — encoded protein: MTESGSPQSSAIVVRDFGYRFVARDRPWLADISCTIPRGVLVVVAGRTGSGKSTLLRALAGLIPHHAAGEMAGAIDLFGRDTRALGTQELAATAGLVLQNPDEQICTTTVDSEIAFGLANLGLPSGEIARRSETWLARFGLSACRHQATNTLSGGQKQKLLLASILAMGPQLLLFDEPLAQLDPLAVHELLGILDSLRREGLTIVIAEHRLDDLLPRADRVLILDEGRLCANCAAGEPRMADALAATGLVASGPMADASPRHRTDVNESPSIAVVEGLAARVTRHAPPIWQDLNFQIRPGERVAIVGPNGSGKSTLLHALAGFLRPAAGKLEMIAAPPGEAPLALVPQNPDLTLFCSTVDDELRFGPRQFGQSLAEIARRSREVAEKLALQAVLQEAPLSLSQGQRLRIAVGAALTLRPRLLMLDEPTTGQDPQEAQRLLSTIAQSIATGDVGAVLFTTHDLRIAARFATRVLVLAGGRLLADGPPGELLDDAQLMRRASLRSTEDDSASEQPPRRFVAGREAAPGGAP